The Arachis ipaensis cultivar K30076 chromosome B05, Araip1.1, whole genome shotgun sequence nucleotide sequence atttattattttatgtttaatgaaaagaaagaaagaaaagaaattaattagaagaacaagaggaagaagaagaatgaggaaAACATATGATTAAGGTGTGTTGTTGGCTCCTTCGTTCaactctctcaaccttctctctctctctctctttctctctctctctctctaagcaTTGAGAGAGCCGCACCCACCAATACCACACTCTCCCCCAATCTGCCACCCGCCTCCGCCGTCAATCGCCGCCTCCCACGGTTGCGCGTGGGTCCCACGACTCACCCCTCTCTAGCTaaggttctctctctctctctctctctctctctctctctctctaaaattctCTGGATAAGATAGATTGTTTCGAATTTTGTGTCTCTCGTATCGTAGAAGGAAATTGCTGCGTGCGTGCGATACCTATGGATATGAACAATTGATAAGTCTCTTGCTTGCAGCAGTAAGTTTTTTAGGAGGGATTTGTAATTTGAtagttttatttttcacaattaaTTAACCCTAGGGCGGGGTGGATGTACGGTGTAGTTTGTGTTATTGGATGGTTTAGGAGAGACGGAGAAAAATGGATGGGAGAAAACGTGGGGTTTGGGGGCAGGGATTATTGGTTAGGGCAAAATAGTAGTTGGAGAAGAGGTGAGAGGGGGGAGGGGGTTCTGGGGGATCTTTGAAACTATGGAGAATCACTTTGGGTTAATTAGTGTTTTTAGCAGTGTTGATGATCCAATGCCGAATGTTTGAGTGACTATGGATGTTggaaattaaaaaaacaaaaaaacaaaaaaaaaaggaagtagTGCTGGAGTGGTGGGATTTTTATTTGTGATTAACAAGCAACTTTAAGTTGTTGATAATTTTCTTATGGTATGTATTCTTGCTTGGAGTGGTGATGCTGAGTAGCTGCATATATATGGTTGGTTCCTAATATACATGGTATGATACTGTAATGTAGAATCTGTTGCACAATTTTTAGGAATGTAGGGTTACTCTGTAAGTAATGAATTTCATGCTTGTTATCCATTGAATATTTCTTACAGTTTGGCTTATTTTTATGAAGTTAACATTTGATTTCCTAGGGCAAGACCATTTTCTTTCTTTGTGGTGCTTCCTGAGCTTTAAAGGAATAATATCAAATGACTTATTGATCATATTACTCCCTGTTAGGGCTTCATCTTTCGATTTTTATTAAAATGTGCAACTATAGATTTCTTTTTCATCGGAAATTTTCTGCAATAGTGCAATTCAAGAATTGTCTGTGCCCCATATTCCTTGTGTCATCACTGATTGCAAGGATAGATGATTGGGGACCGTGCTACAAAATGCATATATAAATAGCAAATATCATGCACAAATGTATTCTCTAACCTTGCTCATATTTGTTGTCCTAAATTTCTATTGATGTAGGCCCTTTATTCTTTTGGAACTCTTCCTGCCAACATAAGCTGGTCATACCTCGTTGGGCTTTGGAAGAGGATAGCATAAAACTTGTTATAACAGAATTAATGGAGCTGAAAGTTTCATCTCCAAAACCAGAGACTGTTGTTCCATCTGATTGTGTAAGTAGCGATCCCGAGGAAAAGGAAGTTAGtgacgatgatgatgacgatCGGAATCATAAGCATCGGAGGAGGGAAGCTCGTTCTCAATCTTCAGAGAGAGATGTTTCAGAGCCTGTTAATAACAGGCCGTTCAGAAAACGTAACAAAAATTTTGGGAATCGGCATCCTTTCAGGGAAAATGAATCTCTAGGATTTGAAACAATGAAAACTTACAATGATGCCACCACAGATAAAGAGTTGTATTCTAAGTTTGAAAGAAGGCGCCCTGGATTGACTTCAGGTCCTCGAACACCTTTGGACATGAGACTACGGGCAAACCAACCTTTTACTGGAGATCCTAGTGTTGGTAGGGGAAGAGGTAGAGAATCTGGTTTTTGGAACCATCGGGATCCTAGGTTCAGCTCAATTGATGTTGCTACTCAATTGGTTCCAGGCTCTATTCCTCCAAGCCTTTATACTGGGCGAGGATTACCAAATGTTTCAAATGCACAAAGTGCATCCTGGAACACGTTTGGTTTAATTCCAACAGTACCCAATGGAGGACTAGATATGCTCCATCCAATGGGTTTACCGGGAGCTCTGAGACCTCCTATTAATCCATCACTAAATGTGAATATTCCTCGCCAACGGTGTAGAGATTTTGAGGAACGAGGGTTTTGCCTTAGAGGTGACATGTGCCCAATGGAGCATGGTGTTAATCGGATTGTTATTGAAGATGTCCAGGTACACTTTTTTGAAGATATTTCCTGTTTATTAATGAGTTGTTTAATCTTCAACTGCTGTAGTCATTCCATAATTGAATAAAATAGACTGACTGATTGCTTGTGAAATCACTTCAGAATTACTGCACAACAATTGTGTTCCAGTTATTCATACTATGAGGGTGTTATAATTAGGGGAAAAACAATTAGGCCATTTTTGTGGGAATATATAGTTTGTGGAATTATTTGGTGTATAATTGAGTTGAGTGCGCCAGGTGCCACAGCATATCATTTTTGTTTTTCCCACTTTGGGTGTATGCCATTGGTAACCAACCCAACCCCCAAGGAGTATGGGGATGATTTTTCAATTGCTCAATGTAGAAgatattctgtgaaattttttccTCTTGCTGTCCCTTTTATGAGATtcctttttgattttttttttgtttttgttgggCATTTAATGTTTGAGCAGCAATATATATCAACATTATCATTACTATAGTGTGTGTTGGTTGCTTCATTGAATTGGATGCTGCATAGTTCCTTTTCTATATGGTTGAATTCATTGCTAAACTAGAAGTTAATTTATTGTTGCCTCAGAGTCTTTCACAGTTCAACCTTCCTGTTTCGCTTCCAAGTGCACATCTAATTGGAGCTCCGGCAGGATCAGGATCTCTACATTCAGTAAATGCTTCCACCACAATAGTGAACAGCAAATGTATACCTGGAAAAATTAGCAAGTCTGGAGTTGGTGATGATGTCTTGCCATTGGATGGTGCATATCCAGGTCCTGGTTGCACAAGTGGAGCCGATgtttatgatcctgatcaacccctTTGGAATGATGGCGCTCTGGAGTCTCTTCAGTCATCCAAGATCGAAGAAACGGAGGCATTTCCTAGTGATGCTTCTGCCCACCATCATATGAGGTTATCAGAAGTTCCAGATGGTGATTGTCCAGTGGGTACTACCAGAACTTCTGTCAGTTCACAGGGTGCTAGTTCATCTGTCTGGGCCAGAATTGGTGGTTCAAAAAACAGATATGACATGAAAGAAAAGACAAACTCTACCATGAATCCCCTTCATTATCCTGAGAATCAATTGAAGGAAGATAATGATGAATTAGTTGCTGCTCAAACTGCTTCCTCTCAAGGAAAGCAAATGATAGCAGATGATACTGACCCAAAAGCCTTGGATGGTTTGATGAAGGTACAAACTGAAAGCATGCGAACTTTACGGAAACCTTCGCAAAAGGCATTGCGCACTCTATTTGTTAACGGTATACCTCAGAAAAGCAACAAAAGGGAGGCACTTCTTGCCCATTTTAAGAAGTTTGGGGAAATTATTGACATATATATTCCATTGAACAGTGAGCGAGCTTTTGTGCAATTCTCCAAGAGAGAAGAAGCTGAAGCTGCTTTGAAGGCCCCAGATGCTGTAATGGGTAATCGTTTTATCAAACTATGGTGGGCTAATCGTGATAGCATTCGCAGTGAAAGTACCACAAGTGGGAATGGTGTAATTGTAACTCCCCGTGGGCAAGCATCAGCTTTTGTTCCATCCATTCCTGTTCTCGCTGATAGGGGAAAAGATATACATCAATCTGATGCTTCAAAGACTAATGCTGAATTATCAACGCAATCTGATCAACCAAAGTCGGTCATCTTGGATGGGTCCAAGGGTCCACCTCCCATACAAAAGAAGCTAGAAAACCTGGAGCAATTAAAGGAAGAACTGCGCAAAAAGCAGGAAATGTTGGATCAAAAGCGTAATGAGTTCAGACGCCAATTGAGCAAACTTGAGAAACATGTAAGTTAAAATATCcttgcatttaatttgtaattaataATACATTGGTTAGAAGCACATTGTTTTTTGGCTTTTGCTAGCTTAAATGGCTATAGACCTATAGTAAGTAGTGTGATCCGTTTGGTGTCAGGTACACTGCCTTCTATTTTCGGTCCAAGTCAAGGATATTACTAGCAACTAATAAAATGGCTTTTAATGACTTGTCCTTTGCATAACTATTAAAAATTGGACTTACAATTCAAGGATGATTACATATCTCCTCTTACTTTATCTTATCATCTTGTTTCCTGTATTGATATAATTCCTCCTCATAATATAAACTTTGATTTTTTCAGGCTACAGGAGTCAAGGGTGAAGTAGTTACCGAGCAAGCTGCCAAGAGACCCAAAACTGGCATGGCATCTGATGTTGCCAAACTAGCTTCTTCGCAGTTGTCTGATGCTGATACTGGTATGGCATCTCCACATGCAGAGACAACTGCTGATAAAAGCAAACAGTTGGTCAATACTGTATCTCAAAGTCCCAAACCAATTACTACAATGAGATTGCAAGAACCCACAGGCCTAAAGCAGCCAATGCAACCATTTGCGCCTGTAAACAGATACAAATTGGATAATCGTCCCACTGCTTTCAGAATCATGCCTCCTCTGCCTACTGGTCTAGCAGATGTAAGTTTCTCTGCCTATCTTCTATTTCTGAACTTACTAGAATGGATTTCCTTACCTGCGTGTGGGTAATACAATTCACTTGACTATTACACATTATTGTTCAACACTTCCACATATCTTCATGCATGAAAATATCAAATATTGGATTCAGAGTTTCAGATGTGTTCACTTACATTCATAAAAGGTTTTACTTCTTAAATTTTAAGATTTTGGTAACACCTTTGACTAAGCTATGCCATCATGCCAAGCCGCGTACATCCTTAGGATGAACCAGTGTTAAGTATTTCTTGTGTTTTAACACAGTAGATGCGGGTAGTGCCTTCAAATTGAAGGGTGTCATTTTTTAGCTGTTGTAAAGGTTTCGCGTTAGTTTTCTGTGGTGCATAAGAACTTGGTTAACAGAACTCATTTATTGTGTATCACACAGTCATTTTGTGTTGGACTTGTTCCTGTATTACTATTCTATATGGGACAGAATCAGTTTTAACTTATTATATTTTAGCTGAAATAAGTATAACTCGTTTTTGTTAGGTTGCCATTTTGAAGGAACACTTCTTACCATATGGCGAACTTTCCACTGTTGAACTAGAAGCTTCACAAGTCAATGGTAGTAACCAACAAGAGGCACGGATAATTTTCACCACTCGCCGTGCAGCCGAGAGAGCATTCGTTAATGGAAAATGCTGGAAAGACCATAACCTAAAGTTTGTGTGGCTGACACCTAGTAATTCTAGCAATGCTGCTGGTAGTAGAGAACATTCTCCTCCTGCTCCCAAGGAGCCTTTAGAAAAAGACCAACATCCTGAAGAACAATTGGAGAACTCTGCTAACCAAGAACCAATTGTATCAGATGATGATCCCAAAAGTTCCGAAATCAATAGCAGTTCAGAGCATATGGAAATGGAACAAGGTGAAGATGATCTCCAGGGTACCCCCAGGCAAGATTCCGCCAAACAATCACCTGATGCTAATGCCTGTTGAGAGGGTCTAATTATCAGATTTGTACAGCTGaggtaaaaattttaaatctatgAAACTATAATTTTCGGGAGCCTATTTTTTCAATTtatgaaaaattttaattttccatATGTTCCTTTTTAACTATTGAGACATGTAAATTTCATCTTTTTTGGctgcctcctcctcctcttcatgtATTTGGTGGTATTAGTTGAATGGTTCAATGATGTTCTCAGCTTTGGATAGTTCAGTTGTAGGATCAAAGTTTTGATGATCAAAATTATGTTAGAAGCCACCGAACGGTTGCATAACAAATGTTTGGGAACCCTTCCCTTTTTTAATGTTTGCAGTTGCAGTAAATATAATTGAAGCTGTTAGTTTTTACTCCATTATGCTTCTGAATGAAACTTTTCTCtgcgttttttttttctttttttttttaacgaatAAATTTCTGCTGAAGTATTTATAAAATAGAAAGAGCATTGATGTATTCCATCCACCCTTTTTATTCGTATGGCCAATAGGGAAAAAAGAACCTTCATCGTTTGATTCTTTGCGTCAATCTTTTTGATAAACTTTTTATGTTTCTGAATAATATTAAACGTTAATCATCCGAGTTTAAAACCAAGTCGAATGAGAAGCCAGAAGTGCTACTATATGTATTTTCAATTCTGGCCATTGTGTTCTATATAAGTCTTACTCTCACTCTCGAATTattgtttttttatattaaaaaaatgttCTGTTTATTAAAAGTTGATGTATCTAGATGCATTTACTTAGATACATCAATTTTAGTGAACCTCAAAAATTGAATGAGAATAAATTTGAGGAGACAGATTGCATTATTGCACCAATCAATGAAATATTGCGAAACTTTCAGATAAAAATCTATTTGGTTTAACCAAATCAGTTAAAAATAAAGATATCTATTCGTGTGTTTGGACGAatgatatatatgtatatgtatacacACACAAAAATGTCATTtctttgtatactaaaattattTACCATATATTTATTGTGTagtttaattcatttttaatttatattttgtatttcaatatgTATACTATACTAGTGGTTTATTTTGGTAATTGATTTTAGTATACACCTAACATGTTTGATACCTAGATATATAACACCATTAAAAAATCATTTATAGaattttctccttttcctttttccatatttttttggTTAATATTTGTTCATAATATTTTCTGCATTATAGAAATAAATAGTTTCTACAAAATATGAGCCCATGTTTGAGTGGTGAAAATTGTCATTGAAATGAATAAAACAAGtagaaaaatgaaaaacaacTAATTTGATATTTATGAAATGTAATTTAAGTAAAAAAACCACCATTGTTTACGATCTTGAAACAATGtcataatatcttttcctaaaaaattAATTTACCAATTATAATtggattaaatttaatttaaacacTTCAACCATAAATATACCTTCACCATTGAGGCATATATAATAAAACCAATATTTATTGCTTTTCTGGTTGAACTAAGATTTTAGAACAAAACCACGATTTATGTCATTTTCCCATTTAAACCAAAACCGTTTAGAGATTTACATtttcattttcttgttttaaacCACAATTCATATACAATAAAAGAATTTACACGGACGTAACCAACTAACCATTCTTATTTTATGATATTCATGTATTATTGAATTTTTatgagtaaaaaaaaaaaacttttttagaTCCAAACAAATTATTTgaacaaaatttttaaatatcgCAAAAAATTACATTCGCTTTTAAAATTCCTTGATCCAAAGACACTTTTAATGATTTTGGTTCGAACATAAGTTTATTATTCCCTTTAGTATCAATAAGATGAAAAAATGGTTAAAATTACTAGTTCCTATTATCATTATCTTCTAGTGGCAGTAAAGGAGAAATCTTAACGTAACTCTAATCATGGCAACCCATCCGCAGAGACCTTAGCATCTGAATCTCTACATATTCATTCCATCAAGTTCAAAACTATCCACCCCCCACAAACAAACAATGTAAAAGATGAATGTAAAATATACTAACATCTAGAATTTTAACCATTGCATCCAAATCTTACAATGTACAGCATGCTTGTATAGAAACAAGGAATGGTACAACATGCATTCTGGTTAGCTTTAGTACATTGGACAACCAAAACTGTACATAATCAGCTGTTTGCTTTGCAAGAAACATCTGAGACGGTTGACTTCCACCCAATACTGTCCTCTATCAAACTCcagagttcacctaaaccatgGAAGTAAATTTGAATCTTAAAGATTAACACAAACTCGATTTAAAGACATAATCTTGTAAGCTTGTTATGAGTTTAACCTTGAGAAAAAAGCACAATGGAATGGTGCAAATTCTCATGCCAAGAACATTGTGCCGTTGCCATGCTGTTGTGTTCCTTTATGCAAATTATTTACAAAGAACACACTTCAGATTTAGCTTCAACATATTCCTTTCATCTTCAAGAATGTAGTTCCAATCTCAGGGGATAACCATGCTGGCGAGCCGAACCTGCTTTTCTAATGGCAAGTAGCCTTTGAGTAGTACACAAGTATGATGCACCACTTGCAGCAGAGAATCAGCGCCATGATTCTCACTCTCATCAATGGGTTGCGAACCAGGAACATAGGAACCATCTGCTATCTGAATTGCCCATTGGTATATGCGTTCGGCTGACAAAAAGAGATGGGAAACAACTGTTTCTGCAACAACATCCCAGCTCTTGTCATCAAGAAGAGACACAAGGATGACTGGTAGATCGTTCAGCACCGTTTGTTGGTCAACGATCATAAAGGGCATATATTTGCAGCAGGTGGCAGATAGCAAACCAAGAAACTGAAATGCCTGCAGAGTAAATAAGGAGATTTATTGTAAATGGAATAAGAATCATAACAAATTCAACTTGTACAATTTCAACAACATTTTGTTCTCCAATTAAGTATAATTTTAAacacaaaaatatcaaatgtatgaTCACAAAAATACGTTAATTTCTGAAGACATTAGCATTGACTATCAGGTCCTACCGTGGAAGGAAAACTAGATACGCAGCTAATTTCAACTGTGTCAATAAGCCACTGTCTTTTAATACTTCCATCTGCATGCTGCAAAGCTGCTGCAACTTCAACGAGTACATCCCAGAATCCTGCAAAATATGAAATTTTGGCAGACATTTAAAATGAACACATCCAAGCTTAACATGCCTCCAAGTTCCAAATAGAAGTAGCAATTCTAACTCAATTAAGAACCATTAACTGCTTAACCCTAAATTGATCTGTTTTCCTGTGCTCTAGAAAGTGTTAACATTGGGTCCCGTAGCAGAAAACTTACCTTGGATTTTGGAGTTTAATACATATGATTTCATTTTTCCAAGTTCAACAAGTGCAAGAGAATGACTCTTCACTAGCTTGATCTTCATAAGGACCTTCTTTCGCACATCAACAGATTGGACAGCACCATGAACAAACTCCTCATATGAAACCTGTGTTTGTAAATGATTGCTTAGGTCACAAGTTCAAACAGACCTTTGATATATTATAAGCTTAATGTCACTAAACTTAGTGCGAAAGAAGCTGAACTAACTGCAAAACATCAGCATGCATAAGGCATGAAACAGTAAATAATATTCTCAAAAGGAAAAGCTGATAAAGAGACAGTTCATGTATCCATACCTTCAGAAAATCCAATAACCAACTCTGTGGAGCCCTCCCTAAGCAACTTACTGCTTCAGCCCACTCCTCTGCAGAACTAACATTGCCTGACACTATACTGCCAGAAGATTGCATAAGTGGCAATAAAGTAAATAGAACTTCCATGCACCTCTCAACAAGGCAAATGTGATCAGAAGTGCCCACAGAAACTTCATCTAGGCACTCATAAAGACCCTTCCAGCATGAAATACGTAACAAGCTGCCAGAATTTTCACACGAGGTAAATGAAGACAAATGATTATTTACATCACCAAAAAGTTTTTCAAGCCTGGAGCTTGAAAATACTTTTACAAAGTCTGCAAGATGAATTAGCAGACATGACTGCAGGTTTATTTCAAGTGTCCTGAACCTAGAGAAATCAGATAGCTCATCAAGAAAAGTTAGGAGTGAATCAAATTGATTTGCGTGAGCTAATGCAAACTGTACGCATTGCTCCCTAAGAGTACCCATCTCAAAAGCAGAATCTGCTTGCAACAATTCGACAACTTTGGCCTCGTATCTCATACAACGCCTGGTAATTGCTCCCCAATCCAAACTAGGCAATCTGGGAGCTCTAGAAAGGCACCTTAATACAGCAACAACTGTAACAACATGTACAATAGTACCTGGCTGAGAATAGATAACGAAAAAAAATGAGAACAATCAGAAGAAACGAACAAAATATAAAACTTAGTGAACATGAATAGAGTTGGCAAGTTTAGAATGTATGTTGCAATTCTATCAAATATAAAGAGTCCTTACCTAAATCTGGAATgaaaagtaaaatagaatgatCAGATACAGTTATCACAATGGATTGGCATTCAATGATGTTATCATGGCTATTTCACATCAAATGGAGGAAAAACAATTCAGTTTGAACATATCACTTGTGAATAATTTGAGCTAATTCTGTGAAATGCCACATGATTTTTTACACAAACTATAACTTCAAACCCAAAACTACCTTCAAGTGAATGATTAATTGCACTAGAAATAAATATGACATAGTTTACAAAATCTGAAGAAGGAATTGCATATTTCAAAGCTTAAGAACTCCAGAATAATTTGCAAAAATAAAGGTAAGAGATCTACCACAGTGTATTTGAAATCCATAAGCCACGAACTGAGTTTCCAAACCACATTGTCCTCAGAAACACTTTGAGAAACAGATTTTGAAGTAGTTTCCGCTACATTATTATCACTTTCAATACCCAAATGTTCCTTGGACCATAAATGATGTCGAAGGAAGCCAAGTACCCAGGAAGCATATTGTTGTAGCTGATGATTATCAGAATGTTGTGCCACGAGAAAAATTTCTTGCACCAAAGATGTTAAGTATGGTTCAACAACAGAACTCGTTAAAAGAGGACCCACAACAAAAGACGAATCCTGTTGTTAACATGGAGGGATGTTAAGATATGAAACAAGGAACAAAACCAAATATTAACAAATATGTGTGAAAGATAGCAGCTAGTAAATTACCTTCTTCTGATAATCAGTTTGCTTGGTGTAATTTGGAAAATCCACATGGACCAAAATCCCTACGCCAGCTCCCATAGCATTAACAACTCCTAGCATACCACCAAGATGGACCAGAAAAGGGAAAGGGTTGGAGTAACATTTCCTGAACAGTTCCAGCAAACCTTTAATGTTTTCGGCCTCAACAGGGTGAACGCCTTCATTAAGTATACAAGAAAGCACCGTCCCTGCTCCAACACATGATGCCATCATTAAATTCTGGTGCAAAATGCCAGACTTCTTCACAGAGATTAAGTCAGAAATAAACTCTTTAAAGCCAACCACAATTTGGTCCAACTCAGTATCATCCATCAATTCCATTCTCTGGCAAAAAGCAACTATTGTGGGAAGTGCAAGACAGGACCCTAGTGCTAAAACAATCGCAGATTCTTCCCCATGGGAACTAGTCTTCAGAACTAGTGAATTCACATATGGAATCCATGATAATACCAAGCTTTTAATCTTGAGAACAGCTTCTAAATTTCCAGCTCTGTATACTGCACTAATGGAAGTAGCCAAACCAAGAACCAGACCAGCAACACCCCatatatcttcttcaaaatcctCAGTGTTACTAAATGATTGTTCAAGTACCTTAGCATTCACCTCATGAGAACCAGGTGGAAAGCATGAGCATAGACTGTCCAAAACAACAGACAAAGATCGAGTTCCTTCACGTATCACTGTAGCTAAGGCTGTAACAATTTTTCCTAGCAACTCAGATTCTGGAACCATGTTAGCTtcattttcaacagtggagttatCAGCAGCTTCAACCCTGGTAAGAAGATCTTGGCATGATAAACCCAATCCAACACCACATGCCCCTTTTACAAGGGAACTTCTGCTAGCAAAAAGGACCTGGAAAAAagcagattttttttttcaaaaaatcccTCTGGAAGAGTGTATGTATGTGTACAACTACACTTCTAAATACAACCTCGTAACTCATAAGAAAGCTGTCAAATCAATAACAGAAGTCAACTACCAAATCAGTGACAAGTTTTTTTACACATCATCACCTCTTGTCTTCAATCAACCCTCACAACTCATCCATGTGATTTGGACCTAACTTGGAAAAAATGATGGGACCCCTTAGAAAAACTGCATTTTTTAGCCTCTCTTACTGCACAGCACATATATCCAATGGTGTTCTTCAACTCCCTATTCATGCACCCTTGACCCTACTACAAAGGTGAACAGGACCCCAAGTATGCTACAGCATGTGTATAA carries:
- the LOC107644539 gene encoding protein RST1 isoform X2, which codes for MPQVSSTRDLRKHMTEAYIVVLKSLAGKKLLITGAQNSSVEFLETVVSLLTCLKWYPSGHERIFELSRRLLSVQKDLGLQWVPGLSSTLVALFTIFVQSELEHEQASVLKLLLLILKWKYDSDDAISRTKSSPIEEILFLLPTVSLMSSPSKCVKGLAADLLLVLEKLLVKMFVVPNDKPITEKGAHYLSTPGTILSRLVQHLWYQDGEYSSKIFLLNLVLNGTNETKIMHDRPISWVSRVRGFCSSIIDRRKSSLPLTHFQEVLLTEMPLLLSAVIGVLLIHPSMEAAAVDTLSSIAIMDPRLGVPLLLTIMFYSNIFTRKDVASHDMLLKILEMLPSLASHSAMIPLVVQTLLPMLNKDAKVSLYATATRLLCRTWEINDRAFPSLQGVLLPKGFTDFMSERAICISMAASIRDICYKSPDRGVDLILSVSTCIENPDPVIKVLGLQGLAHLCEADVIDFYTAWGVIAKHVPGYHSDPVLAHSICFLLRWGAMDAEAYPEASKSVVQIIWGVATSSQEAQWAKARVSALEALSQYEVSQLEKSIADFKKRTLELFVSETCPKILKVMEDFQVKIITHEHINRRRLVKEKRVSGSKIEKLVDVLPQVIFSSGNTSEARKLPGAALLSFSFTPKDVKAYQESKRLRDVHAGYGNALVEMASSLQLSRNIMLALMALQSWKGFVRRWMKAYIASYDTKAQTVLDKTSKAASDILKRMMALADEAIPRAAENIALAIGALCLVLPPSVHTVKSAASKFLLEWLLQHEHEHRQWSAGISVGFISSCLHVTDHKQRYHNITGLLEVLFASRSSLVKGACGVGLGLSCQDLLTRVEAADNSTVENEANMVPESELLGKIVTALATVIREGTRSLSVVLDSLCSCFPPGSHEVNAKVLEQSFSNTEDFEEDIWGVAGLVLGLATSISAVYRAGNLEAVLKIKSLVLSWIPYVNSLVLKTSSHGEESAIVLALGSCLALPTIVAFCQRMELMDDTELDQIVVGFKEFISDLISVKKSGILHQNLMMASCVGAGTVLSCILNEGVHPVEAENIKGLLELFRKCYSNPFPFLVHLGGMLGVVNAMGAGVGILVHVDFPNYTKQTDYQKKDSSFVVGPLLTSSVVEPYLTSLVQEIFLVAQHSDNHQLQQYASWVLGFLRHHLWSKEHLGIESDNNVAETTSKSVSQSVSEDNVVWKLSSWLMDFKYTVPGTIVHVVTVVAVLRCLSRAPRLPSLDWGAITRRCMRYEAKVVELLQADSAFEMGTLREQCVQFALAHANQFDSLLTFLDELSDFSRFRTLEINLQSCLLIHLADFVKVFSSSRLEKLFGDVNNHLSSFTSCENSGSLLRISCWKGLYECLDEVSVGTSDHICLVERCMEVLFTLLPLMQSSGSIVSGNVSSAEEWAEAVSCLGRAPQSWLLDFLKVSYEEFVHGAVQSVDVRKKVLMKIKLVKSHSLALVELGKMKSYVLNSKIQGFWDVLVEVAAALQHADGSIKRQWLIDTVEISCVSSFPSTAFQFLGLLSATCCKYMPFMIVDQQTVLNDLPVILVSLLDDKSWDVVAETVVSHLFLSAERIYQWAIQIADGSYVPGSQPIDESENHGADSLLQVVHHTCVLLKGYLPLEKQVRLASMVIP
- the LOC107644538 gene encoding zinc finger CCCH domain-containing protein 41, whose amino-acid sequence is MELKVSSPKPETVVPSDCVSSDPEEKEVSDDDDDDRNHKHRRREARSQSSERDVSEPVNNRPFRKRNKNFGNRHPFRENESLGFETMKTYNDATTDKELYSKFERRRPGLTSGPRTPLDMRLRANQPFTGDPSVGRGRGRESGFWNHRDPRFSSIDVATQLVPGSIPPSLYTGRGLPNVSNAQSASWNTFGLIPTVPNGGLDMLHPMGLPGALRPPINPSLNVNIPRQRCRDFEERGFCLRGDMCPMEHGVNRIVIEDVQSLSQFNLPVSLPSAHLIGAPAGSGSLHSVNASTTIVNSKCIPGKISKSGVGDDVLPLDGAYPGPGCTSGADVYDPDQPLWNDGALESLQSSKIEETEAFPSDASAHHHMRLSEVPDGDCPVGTTRTSVSSQGASSSVWARIGGSKNRYDMKEKTNSTMNPLHYPENQLKEDNDELVAAQTASSQGKQMIADDTDPKALDGLMKVQTESMRTLRKPSQKALRTLFVNGIPQKSNKREALLAHFKKFGEIIDIYIPLNSERAFVQFSKREEAEAALKAPDAVMGNRFIKLWWANRDSIRSESTTSGNGVIVTPRGQASAFVPSIPVLADRGKDIHQSDASKTNAELSTQSDQPKSVILDGSKGPPPIQKKLENLEQLKEELRKKQEMLDQKRNEFRRQLSKLEKHATGVKGEVVTEQAAKRPKTGMASDVAKLASSQLSDADTGMASPHAETTADKSKQLVNTVSQSPKPITTMRLQEPTGLKQPMQPFAPVNRYKLDNRPTAFRIMPPLPTGLADVAILKEHFLPYGELSTVELEASQVNGSNQQEARIIFTTRRAAERAFVNGKCWKDHNLKFVWLTPSNSSNAAGSREHSPPAPKEPLEKDQHPEEQLENSANQEPIVSDDDPKSSEINSSSEHMEMEQGEDDLQGTPRQDSAKQSPDANAC